Proteins encoded within one genomic window of Panicum virgatum strain AP13 chromosome 1N, P.virgatum_v5, whole genome shotgun sequence:
- the LOC120656994 gene encoding uncharacterized protein LOC120656994 isoform X2 has product MVAERLENIEEESEDLAPEFHLPTKNANTSVSELLEDLQGRSGSSVRKPSVLHQHMLNIREQEVSSRVPPGKVSQALMAELFGNIKEESEDLPSEVTRPAKIANLSVAELLEDLQGRSSSSVGTALLHQHTRYKDWKPKPLSSEKKTLAILGERSIDSEDPLEHIIDGTSSEEEGVTENHLTLVNKDVKQQTMADLFQEVFNPTNTEVAMLPLISTGAGYHGRMQQIMQMEKDRHAEFLRQFNIEQGCLGGATLVVMKLETYMILLVIAVGTTCDSKGITVQILSRSLEGKLTVCCCLFQEKSNSTIRSDATTDHAMNESRTKRTIIFSPKICDNVDLLVGNIIRIFPPWKEVKLQDEDVMLCTYFSHHGT; this is encoded by the exons ATGGTGGCTGAACGGTTGGAAAATATCGAGGAAGAATCTGAAGATTTGGCACCGGAGTTTCACCTTCCAACCAAGAATGCAAATACTTCAGTTTCAGAGCTACTGGAAGATTTACAGGGTAGAAGTGGCTCTTCTGTGAGGAAACCATCTGTG TTGCACCAACACATGCTGAATATCAGGGAGCAAGAAGTTTCCTCTAGGGTGCCACCAGGTAAAGTTTCACAAGCTTTGATGGCTGAACTTTTTGGAAATATCAAGGAAGAATCTGAAGATCTGCCATCGGAGGTTACCCGTCCGGCGAAGATAGCAAATCTTTCAGTTGCTGAGCTTCTAGAAGATCTACAGGGTAGAAGTAGCTCTTCTGTTGGGACAGCATTG TTGCACCAACACACGAGATATAAAGATTGGAAGCCAAAACCCCTCAGTTCCGAGAAGAAAACACTAGCTATTTTAGGAGAGAGGAGTATTGACAGTGAGGATCCCTTGGAGCATATAATTGATGGAACATCTAGCGAAGAGGAA GGTGTTACTGAAAACCACTTGACTTTGGTGAACAAAGATGTGAAGCAGCAAACAATGGCTGACCTCTTCCAAGAAGTTTTCAATCCAACAAACACGGAGGTTGCCATGCTTCCCCTGATATCAACAGG AGCTGGTTATCATGGAAGAATGCAACAGATTATGCAGATGGAAAAGGATAGGCATGCAGAGTTCTTGAGACAGTTTAATATAGAGCAAGGTTGTTTAGGTGGTGCTACATTAGTTGTTATGAAACTTGAAACATATATGATTTTACTAGTGATAGCGGTTGGTACCACTT GTGATTCAAAGGGAATTACTGTTCAGATTTTGTCAAGGTCGTTGGAAGGAAAGCTAACagtctgctgctgcttgttCCAGGAAAAGAGCAAT TCTACCATTAGAAGTGACGCCACAACAGACCATGCTATGAATGAGAGCAGAACTAAGAGGACCATTATTTTCAGTCCAAAGATATGTGATAATGTGGATCTTCTGGTAGGAAACATAATCCGCATCTTCCCACCATG GAAGGAAGTGAAATTACAAGATGAAGACGTGATGCTGTGCACCTACTTCTCACATCATGGGACATGA
- the LOC120656997 gene encoding uncharacterized protein At1g26090, chloroplastic-like isoform X1, whose product MLLEPLDRLKKVDAQVNFTQGVLEGIVGEELGVLPGMDSICSVLALQKLLNFFSAGRSGSQPEFDVVVYDCNNTEEILQLIGATDRARPTLTLVTILNFLKKVQFLNLLFALHKDRSYLRYVRDLAEKTDMGRLASPSLLKLIYDAARPNGKTSEGRLSTEIWNEIEQLLERVSVWFANPSNLACFLIIDPRRSISVSSALRYWGCTTQAGGQICGAFGYTEDPSEMHQEVAQKFMPLPFSLLPFLSNDSSADWSRALSLLSQNTKEQLRNTSIHVYPSVSFDSVQKSVTLFMPGFDKSEIKLYQYRGGSELLIEAGDQRRVIKLPLVMQGKVGGAKFVDGNLIVSIR is encoded by the exons ATGCTGCTTGAACCCCTTGACCGGTTGAAGAAGGTAGATGCCCAGGTCAATTTTACTCAAGGAGTCCTTGAAGGG ATTGTAGGAGAGGAGCTTGGAGTTTTACCTGGAATGGATTCGATCTGTTCAGTCTTAGCTCTTCAGAAGCTCCTTAACTTCTTTTCAGCTGGAAGGAGTGGCTCACAACCAGAATTTGATGTGGTAGTATATGATTGCAACAATACAGAGGAAATTCTACAGCTTATAGGTGCTACTGACAGAGCAAGGCCAACCTTGACTTTAGTCACTATTCTAAATTTCCTTAAGAAAGTCCAGTTTCTAAACTTATTGTTTGCGCTACACAAAGACAGGTCTTACTTGAGGTATGTGAGGGACCTAGCTGAGAAGACTGACATGGGAAGACTGGCTTCTCCTTCATTACTAAAACTAATATATGATGCTGCAAGGCCAAATGGTAAGACTAGTGAGGGGAGACTGAGTACAGAAATATGGAATGAAATCGAACAACTTCTTGAG AGAGTCTCAGTTTGGTTTGCCAATCCTTCAAACCTTGCGTGCTTCCTTATCATAGATCCTAGGAGATCAATATCTGTATCCTCTGCATTAAGATATTGGGGTTGTACCACTCAAGCTGGTGGTCAAATATGTGGGGCATTTGGTTATACTGAAGACCCTTCTGAAATGCACCAAGAAGTTgcacaaaagttcatgccattgCCTTTCTCGCTTCTGCCATTTCTCTCAAATGATTCTTCTGCAGATTGGAGCAGAGCACTAAGCTTATTGAGCCAAAACACAAAGGAACAATTGAGGAATACGTCCATCCATGTATATCCTTCAGTTAGTTTTGATTCTGTTCAGAAATCGGTAACCCTTTTCATGCCAGGCTTTGATAAGTCTGAAATCAAGCTATATCAA TATAGAGGCGGATCGGAGCTGTTGATCGAAGCTGGAGACCAGAGGCGCGTCATAAAATTGCCACTGGTGATGCAGGGGAAGGTCGGAGGCGCCAAGTTTGTTGACGGGAACCTCATTGTCAGCATCCGGTAG
- the LOC120656993 gene encoding heat shock 70 kDa protein 17-like produces the protein MAQLRTWGILLAVLVAAAVAVPPATAAVASIDLGSEWLKVAAVHLAPGRVPIAVAINEMSKRKSPALAALADGNRLAGEEAAGITARHPSKVFARARDLLAKPFSYVQSFAESHFLPYDLVPDARGAAAVRGDDGQVYSVEEIVAMVLHYAAGLADAHVGAPVRDAVVTVPPYFGQAERRALTQAAQLAGINVLALINEHAGAALQYGIDKDFSNASRHVIFYDMGAGSTYAALVYYSSYNAKEYGKTVSVNQFQVKDVRWNSKLGGVEMEMRLVNYFADQFNKQLGNGVDIRQSPKAMAKLKKQVKRTKEILSANTAAPISVESLYNDVDFRSTITREKFEELCEDLWEQALTPVKEVLAHSDMKIDDIYAVELIGGATRVPKLQAKLQEFLGRRELDKHLDADEAIVLGASLHAANLSDGIKLNRKLGMIDGSTYAFMLEIDGPDYVRDESIDQILVPRMKKMPIKMFRSIRHTKDFDVSLNYNKAYELPPGIPSHKFAEYSISGLTDATEKYLSRNLSAPIKANIHFSLSRSGIVSLDRAEAVTEITEWVDVPKKILTLESNNTNQNSSSEAGAANGTPDSKDNLNSDSDANSSAPIDESNAQETITEKVLKKRTFRVPLKVVEKTTGAGTILSKELYSEAKNRLEALDKKDAERRKTAELKNNLESYIYSMKEKLEESTDILTVSTKQERQSFAEKLNEVQDWLYMDGEDAQANEFKERLDQLKAIGDPILFRLSELKARPAACENARLYLSELQKIVKNWETNKPWLPKKRVDEVVSEAEKVKGWLEEKEALQKSTPAHSQPAFTSEEVVDKILDLQDKVASINRIPKPKPKIEKKSAKEEEPANKEKTASSESASSETESTGTSQESKATEGDQSASPENSDSEPQSHDEL, from the exons ATGGCGCAGCTCCGCACCTGGGGgatcctcctcgccgtcctcgtcgccgcggccgtcgccgtcccGCCGGCtaccgcggcggtggcgagcatCGACCTGGGCTCCGAGTGGCTCAAGGTCGCGGCCGTGCACCTCGCCCCTGGCCGCGTGCCGATCGCCGTCGCCATCAACGAGATGTCCAAGCGCAAGTCCCCGGCCCTCGCGGCGCTCGCCGACGGCAACCGCCTCGCGGGCGAGGAAGCGGCCGGAATCACGGCGCGGCACCCGTCCAAGGTGTTTGCCCGCGCGCGGGACCTCCTCGCCAAGCCCTTCTCCTACGTGCAGTCCTTCGCGGAGTCGCACTTCCTCCCCTACGACCTCGTCCCcgacgcgcgcggcgccgccgcggtccgcGGCGACGACGGGCAGGTGTACTCCGTCGAGGAGATCGTCGCGATGGTGCTCCACTACGCCGCGGGGCTCGCCGATGCGCACGTCGGGGCGCCCGTGCGGGACGCGGTGGTCACCGTGCCACCCTACTTCGGGCAGGCCGAGCGCCGGGCGCTCACGCAGGCCGCACAGCTGGCTGGAATCAATGTGCTCGCTCtcatcaacgagcacgctgggGCAGCTCTTCAGTACGGAATTGATAAGGACTTCTCCAACGCGTCGCGGCATGTCATCTTTTACGATATGGGCGCTGGTAGCACCTACGCCGCGCTTGTGTACTACTCATCCTACAACGCCAAGGAGTACGGGAAGACAGTGTCTGTTAACCAGTTCCAG GTTAAGGATGTTAGATGGAACTCCAAACTTGGAGGTGTTGAAATGGAAATGCGACTGGTCAACTATTTTGCCGATCAATTCAATAAGCAGCTAGGTAACGGAGTTGATATCCGTCAGTCCCCCAAGGCAATGGCTAAGTTGAAGAAGCAAGTTAAACGCACCAAAGAAATTCTGAGTGCAAACACAGCTGCTCCGATTTCAGTTGAATCTTTGTATAACGATGTCGATTTCAG GAGCACCATAACACGCGAGAAATTTGAAGAGCTTTGTGAAGATTTATGGGAACAAGCTCTAACTCCAGTTAAAGAAGTGCTCGCACATTCTGACATGAAGATTGATGATATCTATGCTGTAGAACTCATAGGAGGTGCTACACGGGTTCCAAAATTGCAG GCCAAGCTGCAAGAGTTTCTGGGTCGACGTGAACTGGATAAGCATCTTGATGCTGATGAAGCAATTGTTCTGGGCGCCTCACTGCATGCTGCTAACCTGAGTGACGGGATTAAGTTAAACCGTAAATTGGGTATGATTGATGGCTCTACATATGCTTTCATGCTTGAAATAGATGGCCCCGATTATGTCAGGGATGAAAGCATTGATCAAATTTTGGTGCCAAGGATGAAGAAAATGCCAATAAAG ATGTTTAGGTCCATTAGACATACCAAGGATTTTGATGTCTCTCTCAACTATAACAAAGCTTACGAACTGCCTCCAGGCATTCCATCACATAAGTTTGCAGAGTATTCAATATCAGGCCTGACAGATGCCACCGAAAA GTATTTAAGCCGTAATTTATCAGCACCCATAAAAGCAAATATACATTTTTCTTTGAGTAGAAGCGGAATTGTTTCTCTTGATAGAGCAGAAGCAGTGACTGAGATAACTGAATGGGTGGATGTTCCAAAGAAGATTTTGACACTAGAGAGTAACAACACCAATCAGAATTCATCTTCTGAAGCAGGGGCAGCTAATGGTACGCCAGATAGTAAGGATAATCTGAATTCTGATAGTGATGCTAATTCCAGTGCTCCCATTGATGAAAGTAATGCTCAAGAAACTATTACAGAGAAGGTGCTCAAGAAAAGAACATTTAGGGTCCCACTGAAG GTTGTGGAAAAAACGACTGGTGCTGGAACAATTCTGTCAAAGGAGTTGTATTCTGAAGCAAAAAATAGGTTGGAGGCACTTGATAAGAAGGATGCTGAACGGAGAAAGACTGCTGAACTTAAAAATAACCTAGAATCGTACATATACTCTATGAAGGAAAAG CTGGAAGAAAGCACAGATATTTTGACTGTCTCAACTAAACAAGAGAGGCAATCCTTTGCGGAGAAACTTAATGAG GTGCAGGATTGGTTATATATGGACGGTGAAGATGCTCAAGCAAATGAATTCAAAGAACGCCTTGATCAACTTAAGGCCATTGGTGATCCGATTCTTTTCAG ATTGAGTGAATTGAAAGCCCGACCAGCTGCCTGTGAAAATGCCCGATTGTATCTTTCTGAGCTGCAAAAG ATTGTCAAGAACTGGGAGACAAACAAACCATGGCTTCCAAAAAAGAGAGTAGATGAG GTTGTAAGTGAAGCGGAGAAAGTAAAAGGTTGGTTGGAGGAGAAGGAAGCCCTGCAGAAAAG TACCCCTGCTCACAGTCAGCCTGCTTTCACATCTGAAGAAGTTGTTGACAAAATTCTGGACCTACAAGATAAG GTTGCGAGTATTAATAGGATTCCTAAACCAAAACCCAAGATTGAAAAGAAATCTGCAAAAGAGGAAGAGCCTGCTAATAAGGAGAAAACTGCCTCTTCAGAATCTGCATCCAGTGAGACCGAATCCACCGGAACATCTCAAGAATCTAAAGCCACAGAAGGCGATCAGTCAGCATCACCTGAGAATAGTGATTCGGAACCACAATCTCACGACGAGTTGTGA
- the LOC120656994 gene encoding uncharacterized protein LOC120656994 isoform X1, with product MEDKDKSDGWDEDSEEADELACAHKAVSTSFLASGISRRGKSEKKPRFSILGHGFVPYDVKTEILHIAGYKGSSGAPSTKVSQTMVAERLENIEEESEDLAPEFHLPTKNANTSVSELLEDLQGRSGSSVRKPSVLHQHMLNIREQEVSSRVPPGKVSQALMAELFGNIKEESEDLPSEVTRPAKIANLSVAELLEDLQGRSSSSVGTALLHQHTRYKDWKPKPLSSEKKTLAILGERSIDSEDPLEHIIDGTSSEEEGVTENHLTLVNKDVKQQTMADLFQEVFNPTNTEVAMLPLISTGAGYHGRMQQIMQMEKDRHAEFLRQFNIEQGDSKGITVQILSRSLEGKLTVCCCLFQEKSNSTIRSDATTDHAMNESRTKRTIIFSPKICDNVDLLVGNIIRIFPPWKEVKLQDEDVMLCTYFSHHGT from the exons ATGGAGGATAAGGATAAATCAGACGGGTGGGATGAGGATTCGGAAGAAGCTGATGAGTTGGCGTGTGCGCACAAAGCTGTTAGCACCTCTTTCCTTGCTTCTGGAATAAGCAGAA GGGGCAAAAGTGAAAAGAAGCCCAGATTCTCAATACTTGGACATGGTTTTGTTCCATATGATGTAAAGACAGAAATCTTGCATATTGCGGGGTACAAAGGTTCATCTGGAGCTCCATCAACTAAAGTTTCACAAACTATGGTGGCTGAACGGTTGGAAAATATCGAGGAAGAATCTGAAGATTTGGCACCGGAGTTTCACCTTCCAACCAAGAATGCAAATACTTCAGTTTCAGAGCTACTGGAAGATTTACAGGGTAGAAGTGGCTCTTCTGTGAGGAAACCATCTGTG TTGCACCAACACATGCTGAATATCAGGGAGCAAGAAGTTTCCTCTAGGGTGCCACCAGGTAAAGTTTCACAAGCTTTGATGGCTGAACTTTTTGGAAATATCAAGGAAGAATCTGAAGATCTGCCATCGGAGGTTACCCGTCCGGCGAAGATAGCAAATCTTTCAGTTGCTGAGCTTCTAGAAGATCTACAGGGTAGAAGTAGCTCTTCTGTTGGGACAGCATTG TTGCACCAACACACGAGATATAAAGATTGGAAGCCAAAACCCCTCAGTTCCGAGAAGAAAACACTAGCTATTTTAGGAGAGAGGAGTATTGACAGTGAGGATCCCTTGGAGCATATAATTGATGGAACATCTAGCGAAGAGGAA GGTGTTACTGAAAACCACTTGACTTTGGTGAACAAAGATGTGAAGCAGCAAACAATGGCTGACCTCTTCCAAGAAGTTTTCAATCCAACAAACACGGAGGTTGCCATGCTTCCCCTGATATCAACAGG AGCTGGTTATCATGGAAGAATGCAACAGATTATGCAGATGGAAAAGGATAGGCATGCAGAGTTCTTGAGACAGTTTAATATAGAGCAAG GTGATTCAAAGGGAATTACTGTTCAGATTTTGTCAAGGTCGTTGGAAGGAAAGCTAACagtctgctgctgcttgttCCAGGAAAAGAGCAAT TCTACCATTAGAAGTGACGCCACAACAGACCATGCTATGAATGAGAGCAGAACTAAGAGGACCATTATTTTCAGTCCAAAGATATGTGATAATGTGGATCTTCTGGTAGGAAACATAATCCGCATCTTCCCACCATG GAAGGAAGTGAAATTACAAGATGAAGACGTGATGCTGTGCACCTACTTCTCACATCATGGGACATGA
- the LOC120656997 gene encoding uncharacterized protein At1g26090, chloroplastic-like isoform X5, which yields MSAGRSGSQPEFDVVVYDCNNTEEILQLIDRSYLRYVRDLAEKTDMGRLASPSLLKLIYDAARPNGKTSEGRLSTEIWNEIEQLLERVSVWFANPSNLACFLIIDPRRSISVSSALRYWGCTTQAGGQICGAFGYTEDPSEMHQEVAQKFMPLPFSLLPFLSNDSSADWSRALSLLSQNTKEQLRNTSIHVYPSVSFDSVQKSVTLFMPGFDKSEIKLYQYRGGSELLIEAGDQRRVIKLPLVMQGKVGGAKFVDGNLIVSIR from the exons ATGTCTG CTGGAAGGAGTGGCTCACAACCAGAATTTGATGTGGTAGTATATGATTGCAACAATACAGAGGAAATTCTACAGCTTATAG ACAGGTCTTACTTGAGGTATGTGAGGGACCTAGCTGAGAAGACTGACATGGGAAGACTGGCTTCTCCTTCATTACTAAAACTAATATATGATGCTGCAAGGCCAAATGGTAAGACTAGTGAGGGGAGACTGAGTACAGAAATATGGAATGAAATCGAACAACTTCTTGAG AGAGTCTCAGTTTGGTTTGCCAATCCTTCAAACCTTGCGTGCTTCCTTATCATAGATCCTAGGAGATCAATATCTGTATCCTCTGCATTAAGATATTGGGGTTGTACCACTCAAGCTGGTGGTCAAATATGTGGGGCATTTGGTTATACTGAAGACCCTTCTGAAATGCACCAAGAAGTTgcacaaaagttcatgccattgCCTTTCTCGCTTCTGCCATTTCTCTCAAATGATTCTTCTGCAGATTGGAGCAGAGCACTAAGCTTATTGAGCCAAAACACAAAGGAACAATTGAGGAATACGTCCATCCATGTATATCCTTCAGTTAGTTTTGATTCTGTTCAGAAATCGGTAACCCTTTTCATGCCAGGCTTTGATAAGTCTGAAATCAAGCTATATCAA TATAGAGGCGGATCGGAGCTGTTGATCGAAGCTGGAGACCAGAGGCGCGTCATAAAATTGCCACTGGTGATGCAGGGGAAGGTCGGAGGCGCCAAGTTTGTTGACGGGAACCTCATTGTCAGCATCCGGTAG
- the LOC120656997 gene encoding uncharacterized protein At1g26090, chloroplastic-like isoform X3, giving the protein MSAGRSGSQPEFDVVVYDCNNTEEILQLIGATDRARPTLTLVTILNFLKKVQFLNLLFALHKDRSYLRYVRDLAEKTDMGRLASPSLLKLIYDAARPNGKTSEGRLSTEIWNEIEQLLERVSVWFANPSNLACFLIIDPRRSISVSSALRYWGCTTQAGGQICGAFGYTEDPSEMHQEVAQKFMPLPFSLLPFLSNDSSADWSRALSLLSQNTKEQLRNTSIHVYPSVSFDSVQKSVTLFMPGFDKSEIKLYQYRGGSELLIEAGDQRRVIKLPLVMQGKVGGAKFVDGNLIVSIR; this is encoded by the exons ATGTCTG CTGGAAGGAGTGGCTCACAACCAGAATTTGATGTGGTAGTATATGATTGCAACAATACAGAGGAAATTCTACAGCTTATAGGTGCTACTGACAGAGCAAGGCCAACCTTGACTTTAGTCACTATTCTAAATTTCCTTAAGAAAGTCCAGTTTCTAAACTTATTGTTTGCGCTACACAAAGACAGGTCTTACTTGAGGTATGTGAGGGACCTAGCTGAGAAGACTGACATGGGAAGACTGGCTTCTCCTTCATTACTAAAACTAATATATGATGCTGCAAGGCCAAATGGTAAGACTAGTGAGGGGAGACTGAGTACAGAAATATGGAATGAAATCGAACAACTTCTTGAG AGAGTCTCAGTTTGGTTTGCCAATCCTTCAAACCTTGCGTGCTTCCTTATCATAGATCCTAGGAGATCAATATCTGTATCCTCTGCATTAAGATATTGGGGTTGTACCACTCAAGCTGGTGGTCAAATATGTGGGGCATTTGGTTATACTGAAGACCCTTCTGAAATGCACCAAGAAGTTgcacaaaagttcatgccattgCCTTTCTCGCTTCTGCCATTTCTCTCAAATGATTCTTCTGCAGATTGGAGCAGAGCACTAAGCTTATTGAGCCAAAACACAAAGGAACAATTGAGGAATACGTCCATCCATGTATATCCTTCAGTTAGTTTTGATTCTGTTCAGAAATCGGTAACCCTTTTCATGCCAGGCTTTGATAAGTCTGAAATCAAGCTATATCAA TATAGAGGCGGATCGGAGCTGTTGATCGAAGCTGGAGACCAGAGGCGCGTCATAAAATTGCCACTGGTGATGCAGGGGAAGGTCGGAGGCGCCAAGTTTGTTGACGGGAACCTCATTGTCAGCATCCGGTAG
- the LOC120656997 gene encoding uncharacterized protein At1g26090, chloroplastic-like isoform X2, translating into MLLEPLDRLKKVDAQVNFTQGVLEGIVGEELGVLPGMDSICSVLALQKLLNFFSAGRSGSQPEFDVVVYDCNNTEEILQLIDRSYLRYVRDLAEKTDMGRLASPSLLKLIYDAARPNGKTSEGRLSTEIWNEIEQLLERVSVWFANPSNLACFLIIDPRRSISVSSALRYWGCTTQAGGQICGAFGYTEDPSEMHQEVAQKFMPLPFSLLPFLSNDSSADWSRALSLLSQNTKEQLRNTSIHVYPSVSFDSVQKSVTLFMPGFDKSEIKLYQYRGGSELLIEAGDQRRVIKLPLVMQGKVGGAKFVDGNLIVSIR; encoded by the exons ATGCTGCTTGAACCCCTTGACCGGTTGAAGAAGGTAGATGCCCAGGTCAATTTTACTCAAGGAGTCCTTGAAGGG ATTGTAGGAGAGGAGCTTGGAGTTTTACCTGGAATGGATTCGATCTGTTCAGTCTTAGCTCTTCAGAAGCTCCTTAACTTCTTTTCAGCTGGAAGGAGTGGCTCACAACCAGAATTTGATGTGGTAGTATATGATTGCAACAATACAGAGGAAATTCTACAGCTTATAG ACAGGTCTTACTTGAGGTATGTGAGGGACCTAGCTGAGAAGACTGACATGGGAAGACTGGCTTCTCCTTCATTACTAAAACTAATATATGATGCTGCAAGGCCAAATGGTAAGACTAGTGAGGGGAGACTGAGTACAGAAATATGGAATGAAATCGAACAACTTCTTGAG AGAGTCTCAGTTTGGTTTGCCAATCCTTCAAACCTTGCGTGCTTCCTTATCATAGATCCTAGGAGATCAATATCTGTATCCTCTGCATTAAGATATTGGGGTTGTACCACTCAAGCTGGTGGTCAAATATGTGGGGCATTTGGTTATACTGAAGACCCTTCTGAAATGCACCAAGAAGTTgcacaaaagttcatgccattgCCTTTCTCGCTTCTGCCATTTCTCTCAAATGATTCTTCTGCAGATTGGAGCAGAGCACTAAGCTTATTGAGCCAAAACACAAAGGAACAATTGAGGAATACGTCCATCCATGTATATCCTTCAGTTAGTTTTGATTCTGTTCAGAAATCGGTAACCCTTTTCATGCCAGGCTTTGATAAGTCTGAAATCAAGCTATATCAA TATAGAGGCGGATCGGAGCTGTTGATCGAAGCTGGAGACCAGAGGCGCGTCATAAAATTGCCACTGGTGATGCAGGGGAAGGTCGGAGGCGCCAAGTTTGTTGACGGGAACCTCATTGTCAGCATCCGGTAG
- the LOC120656997 gene encoding uncharacterized protein At1g26090, chloroplastic-like isoform X4 yields the protein MSAGRSGSQPEFDVVVYDCNNTEEILQLIGATDRARSYLRYVRDLAEKTDMGRLASPSLLKLIYDAARPNGKTSEGRLSTEIWNEIEQLLERVSVWFANPSNLACFLIIDPRRSISVSSALRYWGCTTQAGGQICGAFGYTEDPSEMHQEVAQKFMPLPFSLLPFLSNDSSADWSRALSLLSQNTKEQLRNTSIHVYPSVSFDSVQKSVTLFMPGFDKSEIKLYQYRGGSELLIEAGDQRRVIKLPLVMQGKVGGAKFVDGNLIVSIR from the exons ATGTCTG CTGGAAGGAGTGGCTCACAACCAGAATTTGATGTGGTAGTATATGATTGCAACAATACAGAGGAAATTCTACAGCTTATAGGTGCTACTGACAGAGCAAG GTCTTACTTGAGGTATGTGAGGGACCTAGCTGAGAAGACTGACATGGGAAGACTGGCTTCTCCTTCATTACTAAAACTAATATATGATGCTGCAAGGCCAAATGGTAAGACTAGTGAGGGGAGACTGAGTACAGAAATATGGAATGAAATCGAACAACTTCTTGAG AGAGTCTCAGTTTGGTTTGCCAATCCTTCAAACCTTGCGTGCTTCCTTATCATAGATCCTAGGAGATCAATATCTGTATCCTCTGCATTAAGATATTGGGGTTGTACCACTCAAGCTGGTGGTCAAATATGTGGGGCATTTGGTTATACTGAAGACCCTTCTGAAATGCACCAAGAAGTTgcacaaaagttcatgccattgCCTTTCTCGCTTCTGCCATTTCTCTCAAATGATTCTTCTGCAGATTGGAGCAGAGCACTAAGCTTATTGAGCCAAAACACAAAGGAACAATTGAGGAATACGTCCATCCATGTATATCCTTCAGTTAGTTTTGATTCTGTTCAGAAATCGGTAACCCTTTTCATGCCAGGCTTTGATAAGTCTGAAATCAAGCTATATCAA TATAGAGGCGGATCGGAGCTGTTGATCGAAGCTGGAGACCAGAGGCGCGTCATAAAATTGCCACTGGTGATGCAGGGGAAGGTCGGAGGCGCCAAGTTTGTTGACGGGAACCTCATTGTCAGCATCCGGTAG